A portion of the Hyalangium minutum genome contains these proteins:
- a CDS encoding vWA domain-containing protein yields MKLRLGLLLVALGAFAGCDDVGGEVGRGEAVPAVAPPRLSPVELLPPVVDRSVTQRVEVRDPPAIPAVQVDVQRQADGIVDILWVVDDSGSMANQRQTLTNNFSRFLQELLALQVRFHIGVISTNYNDRGTLRGTTKVITNDTPNPQQVFLQNTSFPNASRVRLEQGLRMVELALTEPNLSGPNKDFLRPNAALAVIAVTDEDDSSYGDPNYYARFLRSLKGPGNENLSSLSVIGGTTPDGCYPPGEEIYFGGRADPAFRYSTAATKTGGIIGSICDVSFEATLLKIAAALNTLRRVFPLSLKPDPATITVRVNGNLISKDVVNGWQYRAETQSIIFLGNYVPPPGALLRFEYAFVIP; encoded by the coding sequence ATGAAGCTTCGTCTCGGCCTGCTGCTCGTAGCGCTCGGGGCCTTCGCTGGGTGTGACGATGTTGGCGGCGAGGTGGGCCGAGGGGAAGCCGTGCCCGCCGTCGCCCCGCCGCGCCTGTCCCCTGTCGAGCTGCTCCCTCCGGTCGTGGATCGCTCCGTCACCCAGCGCGTCGAGGTGAGGGATCCGCCTGCCATTCCTGCGGTGCAGGTGGACGTGCAGCGCCAGGCGGACGGCATCGTCGACATCCTCTGGGTGGTGGACGACTCCGGCTCGATGGCCAACCAGCGGCAGACGCTGACCAACAACTTCTCGCGCTTCCTGCAGGAGCTGCTGGCGCTGCAGGTGCGCTTCCACATCGGCGTCATCTCCACGAACTACAACGATCGGGGAACGCTGCGCGGCACCACGAAGGTCATCACCAACGACACGCCGAACCCGCAGCAGGTCTTCTTGCAGAACACCAGCTTCCCGAACGCCTCGCGCGTGCGCCTGGAGCAGGGCCTGCGCATGGTGGAGCTGGCGCTCACCGAGCCCAACCTCAGCGGCCCGAACAAGGACTTCCTACGGCCGAACGCCGCGCTCGCCGTCATCGCGGTCACGGACGAGGACGACAGCTCCTACGGGGATCCGAACTACTACGCGCGCTTCCTTCGCAGCCTGAAGGGGCCGGGCAACGAGAACCTCTCGTCGCTCTCGGTCATCGGAGGCACCACGCCGGACGGCTGCTACCCGCCGGGCGAGGAGATCTACTTCGGCGGCCGGGCGGATCCGGCCTTCCGCTACAGCACCGCGGCGACGAAGACGGGCGGCATCATCGGCTCCATCTGCGACGTGTCCTTCGAGGCGACACTGTTGAAGATCGCCGCCGCGCTCAACACCCTGCGCCGTGTCTTCCCGCTGTCGCTGAAGCCGGACCCGGCGACGATCACCGTGCGGGTCAACGGCAACCTGATCTCGAAGGACGTGGTGAACGGGTGGCAGTATCGCGCGGAGACACAGAGCATCATCTTCCTGGGCAACTACGTGCCACCTCCGGGCGCGCTCCTGCGCTTCGAGTACGCCTTCGTGATCCCCTGA
- a CDS encoding VOC family protein: MSGSTVNQHPSVMFEIIARDQEKAKAFYTAVFGWSYEIGTGGFAYIHFPRHSTPLLGGIGQVQKGVPGFEPGHNFYLLVDSLEATIQKAVEAGGTKFVDPVSVDGYRFAMIRDPEGNPIGLIEPFTR, encoded by the coding sequence ATGAGCGGATCCACCGTGAATCAGCATCCTTCCGTGATGTTCGAGATCATTGCCCGTGATCAAGAGAAGGCCAAAGCCTTCTACACAGCCGTGTTCGGCTGGTCTTACGAGATCGGAACCGGCGGCTTCGCGTACATCCATTTTCCACGGCACTCGACGCCGCTCCTCGGAGGCATCGGCCAGGTCCAAAAGGGCGTGCCGGGCTTCGAACCGGGTCACAACTTCTACCTGCTCGTCGATTCGCTCGAAGCCACGATCCAGAAGGCTGTCGAGGCAGGCGGCACGAAGTTCGTCGATCCGGTCAGCGTGGACGGCTATCGTTTCGCGATGATCCGGGACCCCGAAGGCAACCCGATCGGCCTCATCGAGCCCTTCACACGCTGA
- a CDS encoding YncE family protein produces the protein MGSLYVASANFDKCFDTGAVTALNLDNLGLPPIGQPVGAAPAQITDLKVTEENIVEIESFAGQMAVWNPPVATESNPNRTPRLFVPTRAEGNYLHAIDVNGTKLSCVNGLGNSCIAGALSLTQNIAGSVNDLPRAPAPLGVTVGNVGNEPDVWVTHVEAADSPARSATNFQTYLVHLTGEQVGGASPSISKENFIPLDAGGSLSIGGAHATAIGQKYTYVTGRAFVEADVAQFAGFLLRLVDRSDTSRILEANLGGIYTILEARDVLVGGYDPVQDKERIYLVARGPDVLLVLDVAGAKTASPRISVVNAVLLPGGASYATLIHRGAPEANDDVIAITCTANTRIQGAVVLYDTRLGQIVAQVENVGSQPYGIAVHHPARASETAVDQARLFVTNFGDGRVAVIDIPDLAAPEGAALVAYLGKRQGRDEKQGTSTCEEIQP, from the coding sequence TTGGGCTCGCTGTACGTGGCCAGCGCCAATTTCGACAAATGCTTCGACACCGGAGCGGTGACGGCGCTCAACCTGGACAACCTGGGGCTGCCCCCCATTGGCCAGCCCGTGGGCGCAGCCCCGGCGCAGATCACCGATCTCAAGGTGACCGAAGAGAACATCGTCGAGATCGAGAGCTTCGCGGGGCAGATGGCGGTGTGGAACCCGCCCGTGGCCACGGAGTCCAATCCCAACCGCACCCCCCGGCTCTTCGTGCCCACGCGCGCCGAGGGGAACTACCTACACGCCATCGACGTCAACGGGACGAAGCTGTCGTGCGTGAACGGGCTCGGGAACAGCTGCATCGCCGGCGCCCTGTCGCTGACCCAGAACATCGCGGGGTCGGTGAATGATCTGCCGCGCGCCCCGGCCCCCCTCGGCGTGACCGTGGGCAATGTCGGCAATGAGCCGGACGTCTGGGTGACACACGTGGAGGCCGCCGACTCGCCCGCCCGCAGCGCCACGAACTTCCAGACGTATCTGGTGCATCTCACCGGGGAGCAGGTGGGCGGAGCCTCTCCGAGCATCTCCAAGGAGAACTTCATCCCGCTGGACGCGGGAGGCTCCCTCTCCATCGGCGGCGCGCACGCCACCGCGATCGGGCAGAAGTACACCTACGTCACCGGCCGGGCGTTCGTGGAGGCAGACGTGGCGCAGTTCGCGGGCTTCCTGCTGCGGCTGGTCGATCGCAGCGACACCTCGCGCATCCTGGAGGCCAACCTGGGCGGCATCTACACCATCCTGGAGGCCCGCGACGTGCTGGTGGGCGGGTATGACCCGGTCCAGGACAAGGAGCGCATCTACCTCGTGGCGCGCGGGCCGGACGTGCTGCTCGTGCTGGACGTGGCCGGCGCGAAGACGGCGAGCCCCCGGATCTCCGTCGTCAACGCGGTGCTGCTGCCCGGCGGTGCCAGCTACGCGACCCTCATCCACCGCGGCGCGCCCGAGGCCAACGACGACGTGATCGCCATCACCTGCACCGCGAACACCCGCATCCAGGGCGCGGTGGTGCTCTACGACACCCGGCTGGGCCAGATCGTCGCCCAGGTGGAAAACGTGGGCAGCCAGCCCTACGGCATCGCCGTGCACCACCCCGCGCGAGCCTCGGAGACGGCGGTCGATCAGGCGCGCCTCTTCGTCACCAACTTCGGCGACGGGCGCGTGGCCGTCATCGACATCCCCGATCTCGCCGCCCCGGAGGGCGCGGCGCTCGTGGCCTACCTGGGCAAGCGCCAGGGGCGCGACGAGAAGCAGGGGACCTCTACCTGTGAGGAGATCCAGCCTTGA
- a CDS encoding serine/threonine-protein kinase: protein MAELFLAFTSGPGGFRKYVALKQILPDVKTEEFVKMFLDEARITAAFSHPNIGQVFDLGLEDDELYLAMEFLPGQNLEQVMMAASYVRPLPIGFAARVARDVCLGLHYAHNFTAPSGRKVAVVHRDMAPRNVMITYDGVVKVIDFGIAKAKGRIARTRVGMVKGTSGYMSPEQVRGQDLDGRSDLFTAGVLLHEMLCGQRLFDTTNEDAMMRQIANAEIAPPRANNPDVPESLDAVVMKALAKDPAKRFATGREMAKALEVAVGPVMFDEESVAELMQALFADKRLKTLSLLDYASHDDERVSKVVAALRDEETLDGAVSADELDDMHLTSPMMSMPVQKPVPPPEPVRPPPSRASSPSGRVNPPKARPFPSAAPKKNTEPPSRKIPVAKPFAEDAPTQIGPVPGLAAAGADDAPDKTTIDAPSSAREPRRPAKMGVFTLGPTESQAAASAPETKPTEDDSETSELSSVSRVSRAWTGLRPPARRGLWIVLGIVILGLAVLFMPESLKSKIGSLFSSSSSAPTKPTGSAEPSSEAYEPPPPSEDAPPEEPTQKAAPSPNPAGEAPRPPRPRPPKAVPQPSEAPAKSESPANPEEQAPKPAEEAVQEVAPEPTEPTEPSQGPAEVDPSIRPLEDSPPSTDGEEQ, encoded by the coding sequence ATGGCGGAGCTTTTCCTGGCGTTCACCTCCGGGCCGGGGGGGTTCCGCAAGTACGTCGCGCTCAAGCAGATCCTTCCGGACGTGAAGACGGAAGAGTTCGTGAAGATGTTCCTGGATGAGGCGCGCATCACCGCCGCCTTCTCCCACCCGAACATCGGCCAGGTCTTCGATCTGGGGCTCGAGGACGACGAGCTGTACCTGGCCATGGAGTTCCTGCCCGGCCAGAACCTCGAGCAGGTGATGATGGCGGCCAGCTACGTGCGCCCGCTGCCCATCGGCTTCGCGGCCCGCGTTGCCCGGGACGTCTGCCTGGGCCTGCACTACGCCCACAACTTCACGGCGCCCTCGGGCCGCAAGGTGGCGGTGGTGCACCGCGACATGGCTCCGCGCAACGTGATGATCACCTACGACGGCGTGGTGAAGGTGATCGACTTCGGCATCGCCAAGGCCAAGGGCCGCATCGCCCGCACCCGCGTGGGCATGGTCAAGGGCACCAGCGGCTACATGTCCCCCGAGCAGGTCCGCGGCCAGGATCTCGATGGGCGCAGCGACCTGTTCACCGCGGGTGTGCTGCTGCACGAGATGCTGTGCGGCCAGCGGCTGTTCGACACCACCAACGAAGACGCGATGATGCGGCAGATCGCCAACGCGGAGATCGCTCCGCCTCGCGCCAACAACCCGGACGTACCCGAGTCGCTCGACGCGGTGGTGATGAAGGCGCTCGCCAAGGACCCCGCCAAGCGCTTCGCCACCGGCCGCGAGATGGCCAAGGCCCTCGAAGTCGCCGTGGGCCCGGTCATGTTCGACGAGGAGTCCGTGGCCGAGCTGATGCAGGCGCTCTTCGCCGACAAGCGGCTGAAGACGCTCTCGCTCCTGGACTACGCCAGCCACGACGACGAGCGCGTGAGCAAGGTCGTCGCGGCGCTGAGGGATGAGGAGACCCTGGATGGTGCGGTCTCCGCGGACGAGCTCGACGACATGCACCTCACGTCGCCGATGATGTCGATGCCTGTCCAGAAGCCGGTGCCTCCGCCGGAGCCCGTGCGGCCGCCTCCCTCGCGCGCCTCGTCTCCCAGCGGGCGGGTCAATCCTCCCAAGGCCCGGCCCTTCCCATCCGCCGCGCCCAAGAAGAACACCGAGCCTCCGTCGCGCAAGATTCCGGTGGCCAAGCCCTTCGCGGAGGATGCGCCCACCCAGATCGGCCCCGTGCCGGGCCTGGCGGCGGCGGGCGCGGACGACGCTCCTGACAAGACCACGATCGATGCTCCGTCCTCGGCCCGTGAGCCCCGGCGCCCCGCGAAGATGGGGGTGTTCACGCTGGGCCCCACGGAGTCCCAGGCAGCGGCCTCGGCCCCGGAGACGAAGCCCACCGAGGACGACAGTGAGACCTCGGAGCTGTCCAGTGTGTCCCGCGTTTCCCGGGCCTGGACCGGTCTCCGGCCTCCCGCGCGCCGGGGGCTCTGGATCGTGCTCGGCATCGTGATCCTGGGCCTCGCGGTGCTCTTCATGCCCGAGTCGCTGAAGAGCAAGATCGGATCCCTGTTCTCCTCGTCATCGAGTGCTCCGACAAAGCCCACCGGAAGCGCAGAGCCCTCTTCGGAGGCCTACGAGCCGCCCCCTCCTTCTGAAGACGCCCCGCCCGAGGAGCCCACCCAGAAAGCTGCACCCTCACCCAACCCTGCGGGTGAGGCGCCGCGTCCTCCACGTCCCCGGCCTCCCAAGGCGGTGCCGCAGCCCTCCGAGGCCCCGGCCAAATCCGAGAGCCCGGCCAACCCCGAGGAGCAGGCCCCGAAGCCTGCGGAGGAGGCGGTGCAGGAGGTGGCCCCCGAGCCCACAGAGCCCACAGAGCCCTCGCAAGGCCCTGCCGAGGTGGATCCCTCCATCCGGCCGCTGGAGGATTCCCCTCCGTCCACGGACGGCGAGGAGCAGTAG
- a CDS encoding serine/threonine protein kinase: MATQGAPADDPDRGRRIGKYEILTRLSVGGMAELFLAYTSGPGGFRKFVALKQILPDVKTEEFVKMFLDEARITAAFSHANIGQVFDLGEEDTELYLAMEFLAGQNLEQLMKAADKLNAPLPPGFAARVIRDVCLALHYAHHFVDPSGRSVAVVHRDMSPRNVMVTYDGGVKVIDFGIAKAKGRLGRTAVGMVKGTGGYMSPEQVRGHELDGRSDLFSAGVLLHEMLCGQRLFNAPGDAAMMMQIVNGEIASPRSINPAVPEALDAVVMKALNRDKAKRFATGREFAKAIDAAMGAELFDEGSMAALMAEYFEEKRQKTRALLEYASRDDARISEAAGALQDDPGDIAPTAQIKRTPRPRAVPPPSASARPGSGSRPRKPGSNPAQASVPSTPRGARPRITARQEAPEPPPPEPEAEEEAENTPSSQPSIKAVRPPRRPSSSVATVRPSRSSTPVDTPAAAKDKGEEKGKWGSRLFLLAFFGAIGGLLALEPVRAMLRPGYDSAVAWVKTELELNPPPPPPEEKPWPPPQQQRPPNPLAPQEPPPAQATAAAEPSEPETPPEEPTPEEPKTQEPKGSGKPGGTVAKALQGTSKTGAGSTKQKGQSLAVSAQEEAGKAAAKPAGKPQDLQAALAKEANSTVELNPDGTAEVVDTRSPASMRKAGIGLLTLVTVPPAAVYDGATGLGTTPLLKLPLQVGTYRLRIVDPEGNSRLFSAPVELAKEKKYTIRLSDLPAYGE, encoded by the coding sequence ATGGCGACCCAGGGAGCCCCCGCGGACGATCCGGACCGTGGGAGACGCATCGGCAAATATGAGATCCTCACACGGCTGTCCGTGGGAGGCATGGCGGAACTCTTCCTGGCCTACACCTCGGGGCCGGGCGGCTTCCGCAAGTTCGTTGCGCTCAAGCAGATCCTTCCGGACGTGAAGACGGAAGAGTTCGTGAAGATGTTCCTGGATGAGGCGCGCATCACCGCCGCCTTCTCGCACGCGAACATCGGCCAGGTGTTCGATCTCGGGGAAGAGGACACCGAGCTGTACCTCGCCATGGAGTTCCTGGCGGGCCAGAACCTCGAGCAGTTGATGAAGGCCGCGGACAAGCTCAACGCGCCGCTGCCTCCAGGCTTCGCGGCCCGCGTCATCCGCGACGTGTGCCTGGCCCTGCACTACGCGCACCACTTCGTCGATCCCTCGGGCCGCTCCGTCGCCGTCGTCCACCGCGACATGTCCCCGCGCAACGTCATGGTCACCTATGACGGCGGGGTGAAGGTGATCGACTTCGGCATTGCCAAGGCCAAGGGCCGCCTGGGCCGCACCGCCGTGGGCATGGTGAAGGGGACCGGTGGCTACATGTCCCCCGAGCAGGTGCGCGGCCATGAGCTTGACGGCCGGAGCGATCTGTTCTCCGCCGGCGTGCTGCTGCACGAGATGCTGTGCGGCCAGCGGCTGTTCAACGCCCCGGGCGACGCCGCGATGATGATGCAGATCGTGAACGGCGAGATTGCTTCGCCGCGCTCGATCAACCCGGCCGTTCCCGAGGCGCTCGATGCGGTGGTGATGAAGGCGCTCAACCGGGACAAGGCGAAGCGCTTCGCCACCGGGCGCGAGTTCGCCAAGGCCATCGATGCCGCCATGGGTGCGGAGCTCTTCGATGAGGGGAGCATGGCCGCCCTCATGGCGGAGTACTTCGAGGAGAAGCGCCAGAAGACCCGCGCGCTCCTGGAGTACGCCAGCCGCGATGATGCCCGCATCAGCGAGGCCGCCGGAGCCCTCCAGGATGACCCCGGGGACATCGCGCCCACCGCCCAGATCAAGCGCACGCCTCGGCCTCGCGCGGTGCCCCCGCCGAGCGCCTCGGCACGTCCTGGCTCGGGGTCTCGGCCCCGCAAGCCCGGGAGCAACCCGGCGCAAGCCAGTGTGCCCTCCACGCCCCGAGGCGCCCGGCCCCGCATCACCGCTCGCCAGGAGGCCCCAGAGCCGCCTCCGCCCGAGCCGGAGGCCGAGGAGGAGGCCGAGAACACTCCCTCCTCTCAGCCTTCGATCAAGGCCGTCCGCCCGCCCCGCCGCCCCAGCTCGTCCGTGGCGACTGTGCGGCCGTCTCGCTCGAGCACGCCCGTCGATACTCCTGCGGCTGCCAAGGACAAGGGCGAGGAGAAGGGCAAGTGGGGCAGCCGGCTCTTCCTGCTGGCCTTCTTTGGGGCCATCGGAGGATTGCTCGCCCTGGAGCCGGTCCGTGCCATGCTCCGGCCCGGGTACGACTCCGCCGTGGCGTGGGTGAAGACGGAGCTGGAGCTCAACCCGCCTCCGCCGCCACCCGAGGAGAAGCCCTGGCCGCCTCCTCAGCAGCAGCGGCCTCCGAATCCGCTGGCTCCCCAGGAGCCGCCTCCGGCCCAGGCCACCGCTGCAGCCGAGCCGTCCGAGCCTGAGACGCCGCCCGAGGAGCCCACGCCCGAGGAGCCCAAGACCCAGGAACCCAAGGGCTCGGGTAAGCCGGGCGGTACGGTCGCCAAGGCCCTGCAGGGCACCTCCAAGACGGGGGCGGGGTCCACCAAGCAGAAGGGCCAGAGCTTGGCAGTCTCGGCGCAGGAGGAGGCTGGGAAGGCCGCGGCCAAGCCCGCCGGTAAGCCCCAGGATCTGCAGGCGGCCCTGGCGAAGGAGGCCAACTCCACGGTGGAGCTGAACCCTGACGGGACGGCCGAGGTGGTGGACACGCGCAGCCCCGCGTCCATGCGGAAGGCGGGCATCGGTCTGCTCACCCTGGTGACGGTGCCTCCGGCGGCCGTGTACGACGGCGCGACGGGCCTGGGCACCACGCCGCTGCTCAAGTTGCCCCTCCAGGTGGGCACCTACCGGCTGCGGATCGTGGATCCAGAAGGCAACAGTCGGCTCTTCTCCGCGCCCGTCGAGCTCGCCAAGGAGAAGAAGTACACGATCCGGCTTTCGGATTTGCCGGCCTACGGGGAGTGA
- the glyQ gene encoding glycine--tRNA ligase subunit alpha has protein sequence MYFQDLILTLQNHWARQGCIIAQPYDLEVGAGTMAPTTFLRALGPEPWNVAYVQPSRRPADGRFGENPNRLFQHHQFQVILKPAPKNVQELYLESIRAVGIDPHAHDLRFVEDDWESPTLGAWGLGWEVWCDGQEVTQFTYFQQCGGFECRPVAAELTYGLERLCTYLQNVENVFDLEWVKGVKYREVFHPNEVEMSTYALHESDPQMLFALFDAYEKECKRLIERQLPLPAYDYALKCSHTFNLLDARGAISVTERANFIKRVRDNARLCAEGYLQMRERLGYPLLKTPWTVGEQPPVLEGKPASDYWNHVKLNKPVEKAEKAEVARGA, from the coding sequence ATGTACTTCCAGGATCTGATCCTCACGCTCCAGAACCACTGGGCCCGTCAAGGTTGCATCATCGCCCAGCCGTATGATCTCGAGGTGGGCGCGGGCACCATGGCCCCCACCACCTTCCTGCGCGCGCTCGGGCCTGAGCCGTGGAACGTGGCCTACGTGCAGCCCTCCCGCCGCCCGGCCGACGGCCGCTTCGGCGAGAACCCCAACCGCCTGTTCCAGCACCACCAGTTCCAGGTGATCCTCAAGCCCGCACCCAAGAACGTGCAGGAGCTCTACCTGGAGTCCATCCGCGCCGTGGGCATCGATCCGCACGCGCACGACCTGCGCTTCGTGGAGGACGACTGGGAGTCCCCGACGCTGGGCGCCTGGGGCCTGGGTTGGGAGGTGTGGTGTGACGGGCAGGAGGTGACGCAGTTCACCTACTTCCAGCAGTGCGGCGGCTTCGAGTGCCGCCCCGTCGCCGCGGAGCTCACGTACGGGCTGGAGCGCCTCTGCACATACCTGCAGAACGTGGAGAACGTCTTCGACCTGGAGTGGGTCAAGGGCGTGAAGTACCGCGAGGTCTTCCACCCCAATGAGGTGGAGATGAGCACGTACGCACTCCACGAGTCCGATCCGCAGATGCTCTTCGCGCTGTTCGACGCGTACGAGAAGGAGTGCAAGCGGCTCATCGAGCGCCAGCTGCCGCTGCCCGCGTATGACTACGCGCTCAAGTGCTCGCACACGTTCAACCTGCTGGACGCGCGCGGCGCCATCTCGGTGACGGAGCGCGCCAACTTCATCAAGCGCGTGCGCGACAACGCCCGCCTGTGCGCCGAGGGCTACCTGCAGATGCGCGAGCGGCTGGGCTACCCGCTGCTCAAGACGCCGTGGACGGTGGGCGAGCAGCCCCCGGTGCTCGAGGGCAAGCCCGCGAGTGACTACTGGAACCACGTGAAGCTGAACAAGCCGGTGGAGAAGGCGGAGAAGGCGGAGGTGGCCCGTGGCGCGTGA
- the glyS gene encoding glycine--tRNA ligase subunit beta has protein sequence MARDLLLEVGSEEIPASFILPALEDLKRILTERMAAARLKHGEIRTFGTPRRLAVWVKDVADSGEDVTTEKLGPSAKAAFDKEGKPTVAATKFAESVKLPVGELGRTQTPKGEYLSAKVQEKGRPATEILPEALHAAVHGINFRKSMRWGDVDQAFARPVQWLVALLGGDVLPVVFGDVKSGRTTYGHRFLAPAPIELTRPADYEAALEKAHVIPDVAKRRAQLVEKIRAAAKGSGGQLLEDESLVDQVTNLVELPSPVVGTFEERHLDLPPEVLVQEMKSHQRYFSLTDAKGKLLPKFIAVSNTPVKDEKLSLRGYERVLRSRLADGRFFFDEDRKTPLIERVPKLARVVWQGQLGSYAEKVDRFRALAVFLAEKAGKKEHRSTIEQAATLAKADLVTGMVGEFPELQGVMGREYARAAGEPEAVALAIFEHYLPRNANDSLPTQDPGAFIGLADRLDTLCGIFAIGKGPTGAADPFGLRRACLAIINIVLGRGYRFPLSAAVDEALKLLDPKIRDLKRKAGEPAPREQVLEFFRGRLKALWSETYRTDVVEAVLSVGFDDLVAARKRLEALSGLVGRADFTPLAAAFKRVVNIVEKQGKDVSKGQTDPARFRDEPEKHLHAAFTQARGKVAEFLKSDDFSGALKEITGLKPAVDTFFDKVTVMAEDKDLRENRVRFLTEIGALFNEVADFSKIQAEAAAA, from the coding sequence GTGGCGCGTGATCTGCTGCTGGAGGTGGGCTCCGAGGAGATCCCGGCTTCGTTCATCCTTCCCGCGCTGGAGGACCTGAAGCGCATCCTCACCGAGCGCATGGCCGCCGCGCGCCTCAAGCACGGTGAGATCCGCACCTTCGGCACGCCCCGGCGGCTGGCCGTGTGGGTGAAGGATGTGGCGGACTCGGGCGAGGACGTCACCACGGAGAAGCTTGGCCCTAGCGCGAAGGCGGCCTTCGACAAGGAGGGCAAGCCCACGGTGGCGGCGACCAAGTTCGCCGAGTCCGTGAAGCTCCCCGTAGGCGAGCTGGGCCGCACCCAGACGCCGAAGGGCGAGTACCTCTCGGCCAAGGTGCAGGAGAAGGGCCGCCCGGCCACGGAGATCCTCCCCGAGGCGCTCCACGCCGCCGTGCACGGCATCAACTTCCGCAAGTCCATGCGCTGGGGTGATGTGGACCAGGCGTTCGCCCGGCCCGTGCAGTGGCTGGTGGCGCTGCTGGGCGGCGACGTGCTGCCCGTGGTCTTCGGCGACGTGAAGAGCGGCCGCACCACCTATGGCCACCGCTTCCTGGCCCCGGCGCCCATCGAGCTGACCCGCCCAGCGGACTACGAGGCGGCGCTGGAGAAGGCGCATGTGATCCCGGACGTGGCCAAGCGCCGCGCCCAGCTCGTGGAGAAGATCCGTGCGGCGGCCAAGGGCTCAGGTGGCCAGCTGCTGGAGGACGAGTCCCTGGTGGATCAGGTGACGAACCTCGTGGAGCTGCCCAGCCCGGTGGTGGGCACCTTCGAGGAGCGCCACCTGGACCTGCCTCCCGAGGTGCTCGTGCAGGAGATGAAGAGCCACCAGCGCTACTTCTCCCTCACGGACGCCAAAGGGAAGCTGCTGCCCAAGTTCATCGCCGTCTCCAACACGCCCGTGAAGGACGAGAAGCTGTCCCTGCGCGGCTACGAGCGCGTGCTGCGCTCCCGCCTCGCGGATGGCCGCTTCTTCTTCGACGAGGACCGGAAGACGCCGCTCATCGAGCGCGTGCCCAAGCTCGCCCGCGTGGTGTGGCAGGGGCAGCTCGGCAGCTACGCGGAGAAGGTGGACCGGTTCCGTGCGCTCGCCGTGTTCCTGGCCGAGAAGGCTGGCAAGAAGGAGCACCGGAGCACCATCGAGCAGGCGGCCACCCTGGCCAAGGCGGACCTCGTCACCGGCATGGTGGGCGAGTTCCCCGAGCTCCAGGGCGTGATGGGCCGTGAGTACGCCCGCGCCGCCGGTGAGCCCGAGGCCGTCGCCCTGGCCATTTTCGAGCACTATCTGCCGCGCAACGCCAACGACTCGCTGCCCACGCAGGACCCGGGTGCGTTCATCGGCCTTGCGGACCGCCTGGACACCCTGTGCGGCATCTTCGCCATCGGCAAGGGCCCCACCGGCGCGGCGGACCCGTTCGGCCTGCGGCGCGCGTGCCTCGCCATCATCAACATCGTGCTCGGGCGCGGGTACCGCTTCCCGCTGTCCGCCGCCGTGGACGAGGCCCTCAAGCTGCTCGACCCGAAGATCCGGGATCTCAAGCGCAAGGCGGGCGAGCCGGCTCCTCGCGAGCAGGTGCTGGAGTTCTTCCGGGGCCGCCTCAAGGCGCTCTGGTCGGAGACCTACCGGACGGACGTGGTCGAGGCCGTGCTCTCGGTCGGCTTCGATGACCTGGTGGCGGCGCGCAAGCGGCTGGAGGCCCTGAGCGGGCTGGTGGGCCGCGCGGACTTCACCCCGCTGGCGGCGGCCTTCAAGCGCGTGGTGAACATCGTGGAGAAGCAGGGCAAGGACGTGTCCAAGGGCCAGACGGACCCGGCCCGCTTCCGGGACGAGCCCGAAAAGCACCTCCACGCCGCCTTCACCCAGGCCCGCGGCAAGGTGGCCGAGTTCCTCAAGTCGGACGATTTCTCCGGCGCCCTCAAGGAAATCACCGGCCTGAAGCCCGCGGTGGACACCTTCTTCGACAAGGTGACGGTGATGGCCGAGGACAAGGATTTGCGGGAGAACCGCGTCCGTTTCCTCACGGAGATCGGCGCGTTGTTCAACGAGGTAGCCGACTTTTCCAAGATTCAGGCCGAGGCCGCCGCCGCCTGA